In the genome of Hippoglossus hippoglossus isolate fHipHip1 chromosome 9, fHipHip1.pri, whole genome shotgun sequence, the window TGGTTCCCGTGCAGAGCTCCAGGCCGCAGCCGGCGTCATCGCTCGCCATGGCTCAGCAGGGTGAGAGACAGCGAGGACAGTACCCCCTTTCCTATGAAAGTCACAAGCGTTAATCAAACATTGAATCCCTGATGGTGTCATCTCGTGCCGTCTCACTTGACTgaagctgtgtctcagttcagtggctgcatccttcagaggacgcaGTCTACCCGGCCCACTACAGAGGCAGTCTAAGTAGGCTGCATATACTGCGAAGGCCGAGCCAAAATCTCACGGCCTAGGCCACGGAGGTGTTCCGTGATTAGCGTCACCAGCTCGTACCGCCCCTTGTTgctgttgccaggcaacaaaGCTGAAGTTGGAAAGGACGAGATCATTTTAACGCCCCTTGGTTTGTACCgttagctgttcagttgagttgaagcgtgatATACAAGCATTGGACATCTTGTCGCTTCCCGTCGACATTACTTGTTTCGTCACCAAAGCGAAATTAATCCTGGCATTGGCTGGGAAGGATCCACTTGTTGGAGCCTTCATTTCTTGGGGATAAAAGGACCCATTTGTCGACCGCGTTTGGAGGAGCCTTCAAGTAGGCACCGCCTAGTCTCTCCGCTGTGACGTAATCGTTCTTCAAATGTAGCCTCCGAAGGAAGAAGCCGCTGACTTGGTTGCTTTAATGTGGTCATAGGTCAAGTGGCAGGAGACGGAGGTGCGTTCTCCtccgctgcagctcctccagagcagAGAGCGCCCCCTggagtcagagaggagaggaggcagccGGCTACATATGGTTCTGCTCCTGTCCGACAGCAAGCTCCCccagccgaggaggaggaggaggccaacGACTACGACTCTGATGAAGCCAGTGAGTTAACCAACTGCTCTCCTCTCACAGACGAATGTGGCTGCTTTGATTTCTCCTCATGTTCGGTTTGACATTAATGATTTCTTCTCAACCATTCCAGGTAAATAGcccctttctttccttttaatGAAGCGAAACATAATATAGTCATGCAGAATACATTGTTGGGCATTGATGTCATTAATTTGGCAGCATTTATGTTCCCCTCAGGGATTCTGGGTCATTCTGCGTTGATACTTGAGTCTCCCTTTTAGTCTGCTGGTAATAATTCATAGCTTTAAATATCCAGATAGTCGGAGCAAACAGCAAGTATTGTTCAGGCAGGGTCGATTGAGCCGGgtagaaaataacaaatgataAGCACCATATGTTGTCGAAAGCATGAAAATCGATATCCGAGGATCTAATGCAGAGGAAGTGTGTATCAGAATGAGAATCATTAAATCAATGTGATACATGAGCTACAGAGCATCAAGGAAGGGACAGTTCTATCATTCTTCAATCAATACCCTATAATGGCAAAGCATAAATAGGgatttagacatttttactcatttatttgaatggaaaaactgaaatatgacGTTTTCAGACACTTTGCTATGGCGCTCCTAGTTCATCTCATCATCTTTGAGACGTCTCAGCACGTTGATAGGACGTCAGTGGGCAATTTGCAGGAGGATGGGGGGAGTTGCTATTCCCTTTAAACCAAAACGACCCAAAGACCATCCCCCTTAATATCCTGCCAATGCTGCCATCCCCTTTCAGCCAGCCCCCCACCCCTTATAAGTGCTGCATGTGCACATAGAGAccatgtgtgtgtagttttgtgAAATTCAAAGGCATGTTGACTCTGTACTTTAATATACAGTACTGAACAGGTGGTTGCATTAGTTGGTTGTGTGCAGGGggtaaaaatgaacaaatcacCTTCTGTTGGGCAGGATTTGTAAAGACACACACCGGCATATTTAAGGTCTCCCGGCTgacaaagcagagagaaaactgaaCCATGAGATCctgtgtggagctgcagaaacttccagaaggacaaccaATTCTAACCGCCCTTGTCATGGCGGTGGGtgttgtttgtgcatttgtttcaCCGTCTCCCCTGTGCCTATCCAGGTCAcgccctcccccctccctccattgGTGAGTGAGCTAGCACACCGGGACCCACTTACCAATTTGGCAAACCTACTAAGACCAGGAGAGACAGGGCCAGTGCCCATTTGCCAGCTCAGAGCTGTGAGTGAGGCGgtgtattttttgtatattaCTCCTTTGAGAAGGAGGGTGAATTTTCCCTTAATTGCAGTGTTGGATTAAGTTGTTCTCTCGCGGTGATCTTTAGTTGTTAATTGTCCATTTGTGTTGATGTTCTTCTTGAGGTTTATGATTAAGTTTTTGTGTTGCTACAGTTCCTAAATTAATCCAGATTTgatttggttgtttggtttatttgataaattgtttgctttatttgttaaataaaacttaaaattgaatttgcccatttaaatctgtttccgttttctctttttctgcctgggtcaaaattaaattacattgtcgtcgccccccccccctccccttgaCACAGTCAGGGAACATAACAGTTCAGTCTTTCAACAGACCAGAGAGTCGGTTTCTCTAAGTCTGagtctctcatgtgtctctcactGTCGATGAGCTTCCGTCTGGCCAAGCCCAGCTCGGTGGAGCCCGGCGCTGCAGTGATGGTTGTTCTTCCGGAAGCTTCTCCCATCCCCACACAGCATCTCTGGAGCTCAGCCAGAGGGACCATCAGGGGTTGCAAAGAGGCTGAATACTTATGTCaatattatatttctgtttatctTTTTACTAAACTTTGGAAATTCTCTTATTCGAAAGTATTGAGTGgaaattattatgtttttaataatcatttcatttttgtcttAAGGCAGTAAAAAATGATGTAGTGACAGGGTCTGCATACTTTCTGAATGTACTTTGTGTAATtgtgcagttttatttattttttaaatatatccCGTATCCCATTTTCATGATGAGATTGGTGCCAAGCCATTTTCATGTTCTGCGCCTGCAGCGTCTAACGGCCTTTATTCCCTCTCGGGGGGACTGGgtgttaatttattttattgagaTCTGGGAATATGGAGCTGTGCAAATAATTTGAGATACAACAGGGCTAGCAGGATTTAGATTCCCCCTGGTGCTGGATCCAGTCCCTTGTGTTGGGAGTGAAAATGGCAGAAATAGCAGTGGTCTTATTTGGCTATTGTGATGATGAGAACTGATTGGTCTCAGTGGCTCAGGCGGCTATAACTTCTCGAGTTTTGTGGTGAATCTCAGCCCAGAAAAGTTacagttacataaaaaaattaacaaatgaCCTTTGATTATTTTGTCCCCTACAGAAATGCGAGGCAATGAAACTCCTCCAAAGAAAATCTGTGTGGGCAGCACTTCActaattattttttcttatcCAGAACCTTACTTTCTGAACGTCTTCCTTTGAGActtgttatttgatttattttacatcatGGGCCTGGGGGAGATTCTCCAGCTCACATTAGGTTTACTTTAggtaaataaaaacctgtgaaTGTGTCATATGGATGTTTTACAAGAGTCAAGGTAAAGAATTATTTGTTGAATTCATTATCAATCCCTCTTGTCCATTCCGGGCTGGTGCCTAATTCTTACTCCTATTCACATGTTGAGTGTTTAATTAGAAGAGCTTCTCTCGCTTATATCCCCTTTGTCCCtctctttgttttaattattccaGAGCATATTTTTCTATGTCTCTGCAGTCTAATGTGACGATTGCTCTGGGTGTTTCTTTCAGCTACTCTGGGCTCTCTGGAGTTCAGCCTGCACTACGAACAGGAAAGCAACAGCCTCCACTGCAGCATCCTCAAAGGAAAGGTACCACTCTCCTCCTCGTTCTGTCGCACAAAGGAATCATTACAGCCAAGTGGTTTATGTTAAAAAGCTCCTGAGCGGCTCTTTAGCTTAATTGCTCGCTGCCGTTCTCGACGATGTGACTGACACTGTgatctctccctcctcagggACTGAAGCCCATGGACTCCAACGGGTTGGCAGATCCTTATGTCAAGCTTCATCTGCTGCCGGGGGCTAGTAAGGTAAAAGACTCACCTTTCCTACATTAAGCTTTTACTTCTCTTGAAAGATTTATGACCCTAATATCCTGCTAAGCAAAACAGGAAGGGTGGTGATTTTAGACCCTGTTGGAGGCTGAGAGGCCTTTCTGCAAGCTCAAGCCTGACACCTTGTGGTTTAAATGAACACGTTGCATAAAATTGACTCACGGATGATGTCTAGAAATACATGGAGACATTGCAGTAAATGTATATCTATATCATTTGTGGAGTGGATAATGGGGCGGGTCTGAGCTGCATAAACCATAAaccacagatgtgtgtgatCTTGTGCAGTGGCAACGTGCCACGAAATGATTCAATTTCCTTGTCCTTATCCAACCTGCATCAGTCTAACAAGCTGCGCACAAAGACCTTGAGAAACACCCGCAACCCCGCATGGAATGAGACGCTCACCTACCACGGCCTGACGGATGAGGACATGCAGCGCAAGACCCTCAGGTGGATACTTAACTCTCACTTAGCTGCAACAAACCTACATTCACATATCAAACTCTGCCGGCAGTTGACCCTGCATGATTTAAGACTCTTGTTTGATTTCCTCAGGCTCTCCGTCTGTGATGAAGACAAGTTCGGGCACAATGAATTTATTGGGGAAACCCGAGTGGCGCTGAAGAAACTGAAGATGAACCAGAAGAAGAACTTTAACGTGTGTCTGGAAAGAGTCATCCCTGTGAGTGAAACCCAGTTACATGCAAACCAGGCTCTGTTCTCCTTGTCTCAGTCTCTTATTGAGCGGCTGTGATCTCTTTCTTCGCAGACGAAGAAAACCGCAACAGCAGGGGCGGCCAGAGGCATAGCTCTCTACGAAGATGAGGcaagtcttttttatttcccgAGCATGTCTAAACGTGGCAGATTCCACCAGAAGTAGATATAAATCTTACCAAGAATCCTACAAAGatgttttctgcctctgctctgtttcagCAAGGGAAAGAGGGCGGCGAGGTAGAAGAGCGTGGCCGGGTCCTGATCTCCCTCATGTACAGCTCCCCGCAGAACCGCCTCATTGTGGGTGTCGTGCGCTGCGTTCACTTGGCTGCCATGGATGCTAATGGATACTCTGACCCTTATGTCAAAATGTAGGTGAAGCAGAATGAGAAGAACATTGTGACTGTACATGACTCTTGAGACGGCATTAATCTgattctatgtgtgtgtataatttgCAGATGTCTGAAACCTGACATGGGGAAGAAGGGCAAgagcaaaacacaaatcaaaaagaGAACTTTAAACCCAGAGTTTAATGAGGTTTGTAAAGACAATGATAAAATCAGCTTATTCCCaagatattattatataatcatATTTCAAAATCGGGTTTGAAAAAAGTTCTGAAGAGGCTTTGGAAGTGATGATTAATTGTTTAAATCCAATTTCAGGAATTCAGCTATGACATCAAACACAGTGACCTGGCTAAAAAGTCTTTAGACATCTCTGTGTGGGATTACGACATCGGGAAGTCCAACGACTACATCGGTAAATGATCACTGCTTTGATGCCGTCAAAATGAAATTCTCTCTTGTGCACCACCTCGCTGTTTCACGcctcacttttctctctgacagGCGGGTGTCAGCTGGGAATCACCGCCAAAGGAGAGCGGCTGAAGCACTGGTACGAGTGTCTGAAGAACAAGGACAAGAAGATTGAGCGCTGGCACACCCTGTACAACGAGAACCACGTCGCTAGCGATTAACCACTTGCCTCACCCCATCCACAGCATGAGCTAAAACCTTTCCTCCCTACTTGGCATCTCCTAAAGCACCTTCTCCCCCTCATTTCGTTGTGTTTATCTATTTGTTCTCTACCTGACCATCACACAGGCACTGCTCGCATCCTTCCTTCTCCCTGATGTAGAAAACTCACTCCCCGTCCCCTTATTAACGAATTTACCCGCCTGTGCTGATACCTAATCTGCCTCTGGGACAAATCATGGCAGAAATGAATTCGAGATTTGATTAATGTAAGCGAGAAATCTATCAACCAACAGCTGCATAAAGACCATCATGCCTGATGTTTAAATAGTGTGCCGAACTTGATGAATTCTCCGCTAAAGGTATTTAAGAGTTTGAATTGCGCTGGCACAGAACAAGAAAAGCAATATTTTTTCGGTGTCTGAGGTCAAAACTAATTTCATTTAAGCTCGTGAGTGAAATTTGTTCGACTGTCAGGgtattattttagatttttcatgTGATTTCATCACGCTCAGTGAACTGTGTTAAGCATGCCAAGCCACAGACATAAGAAAACACGCAGCTGCACCTTAAGATATTTCAACTGTGCCCACTGTCCTGAACATAGTGTATATTTCcatgaagaagaaatgtttaCATACTGATACATTGCTCAGGTTAGGATAGACATCTGATGCACAGATGATGCATACATGAGTGGACCATGAGCTTGATGAGTCTGTCATCAGTTGCTGttaatttgtgatttaaaaactatAGCACACCTAGTTAAAGATTAGGAGTTTTAATGTATGTCTATTGAAGCTGTGAATTTTAAGTTAGTGGGAAGTATTAACTGTGTGATTAGAGGAACTGAAACGTGAACGACGACgttctttttttcagattatCTCTCAGCTGTGGTTTCGCAGGAGAAAACAGATTCTCCTCCTGCTACCTCTTCTCTCCTGAAGCTGGCGGTTTTCTACTGCAGTGTTTACATGGTCACGTTTCTTACAGGtttcccttaaaaaaaaaaaaatagaaaactaaAAACCTGGAAGCTCTGCTAAACAAAGAGAGAAGGTGGAACAGGTTATGTCAAAAGAATGTGCAGCTTTACCTGCATGCACTGTGCCTGGTGCGGCCAAGGCCCAC includes:
- the LOC117768492 gene encoding rabphilin-3A-like, with the protein product MTDTAMRMSNDRQRNMHSSEKEKGNWTMQPGPGSNPDLTDEEKEIINSVIARAEKMEAMEQERIGRLINRLDDIKKTVCGDGLSRCLLCGEQLGSPGVSSVVCEDCKKNMCTKCGTQCGSRPRAVWLCKICREQREVWKRSGAWFFKGFPKHFLPSPMPLSKPREAGAPEPKGPLAPKPRAAVTQAQPAGPEPQGRAGYPPVAPKPSAVHTATGGAGPQEAGQGGPVVMKKMVPVQSSRPQPASSLAMAQQGQVAGDGGAFSSAAAPPEQRAPPGVREERRQPATYGSAPVRQQAPPAEEEEEANDYDSDEATTLGSLEFSLHYEQESNSLHCSILKGKGLKPMDSNGLADPYVKLHLLPGASKSNKLRTKTLRNTRNPAWNETLTYHGLTDEDMQRKTLRLSVCDEDKFGHNEFIGETRVALKKLKMNQKKNFNVCLERVIPTKKTATAGAARGIALYEDEQGKEGGEVEERGRVLISLMYSSPQNRLIVGVVRCVHLAAMDANGYSDPYVKICLKPDMGKKGKSKTQIKKRTLNPEFNEEFSYDIKHSDLAKKSLDISVWDYDIGKSNDYIGGCQLGITAKGERLKHWYECLKNKDKKIERWHTLYNENHVASD